In the Oncorhynchus nerka isolate Pitt River linkage group LG6, Oner_Uvic_2.0, whole genome shotgun sequence genome, AACGCTGAATCATTACAGATTTCGCAATAGAAATGTTAAAGGTAATTTCCggttgagccgacatatgcagcgtttaccgtgaatgcagtctccccTACAGCGGGACATTGCCTTTAATTTCAATCACGCCGGAAAGCTGAACTTCCGCGatgcagattgaatagagcccttactgTAGATAGACAGAACGCATGTCTTACTGACAAAACTATTGTGTGTACATTCAGTTCTCCTAGTGTACTTGCTTCCTCCCCATAGTGTACACTCAGCCACTCCCAACAGTGGTCGACATAAGGCATTACTTACAATCCGTAGTGAAATCACTTCTCCTAGTGTACACTTATTCACTTCTCTACATTGATCCATTGCTCTTCCACCACACTCATCCACCACTGCCCCTCACCAGTGTTTCAGCGTCCTGCTCCAGCTGTGCAGTGAGGAAGGGATTAAAGAAGAAGTCGAACCCAAACTGCAGAGCCCCCTGGGCCGAGCGCCTCCAGTCATGTTCTATCTTATACTGCCTGCCGCTGGGCACGCGGGTGTCTGCACACGTCAGACAGTGAATGGCCTTCAGCTCAAACACAGGCCACTTAGAGCCCAGGCGTCCCTCCAGAACCGTACTGAACTCTACCAGGCTCCCAGCGCTCAGGTGCAGCAACATGGGGCCAAACTCATTACTGGCCCTCAGGACGATGTCCTTGGTGGCGTCTTCGTCCTCTATAATGGTCCCGTTCTTACTCTTCCTCTCCAGGGGCATGCCCAAGGTCACCTCGAACTTGTAGCGGTCGAAGCGCTTCACGTGGCACTCGTGCTTCGCCAGCTTTTTCAGTTTGCATAAGGGGTCTTCTGGAGGGGGCTGGGGTGCAGGTAGGGGCTGGGGAGGGGCAGTGGGAGTGGAGGGGTCGGTGGTGTTGTCACAGAGTGGATAGGCCTCACCGTAGAGACATCTCATCCAGTCCCCTACAAACACAGGGAGTAGGCCAATGACGGACTGGACTCCGTTCTCGATGTTGGTGACGCGGACATATTTGAAGCGTCCTGTCCAGGTGACCCGGTGGCCCTCCAGGTGAGAACACAGGATCTGGGTTTGAGCCATATTGTATTCCTTCCAGGCTTTCGGCCCACACAGGTTACTGTACTCCGGCCACGTGAGGGTGGAGTTATACACCTGTTCAAGACACTTGGTTAAACTTAAATTTGGATGTTTATTATACAGTTCATGTATTGAACACTTATCATACATTTAGGGAATCCCTTATTTAGTTACATTTCAATACTGTAAATAGTACTCTGCTGACTGCAATTTGAGCTTGTTCTGTCATTCGGTTATTTTCTATTAGGTTCCTACCTGTATTTTGTGTTAATTAGCGCTTTTGCCATGATGTAGCATAACTAGTTAGTGTGATTACCTTCATGCCCTCGGAGCGGTAGACGTACATCCAGCAGAACAGCACCACAGCACTCAACCACACCAGGATGAGCTTGACTATGCTGCTCCGCGACAGAGACCTCGCCACCACCAGCGGGTTCAGGCTGAACCGCGTCCACAACCGCAACACCACCGGGACCGCGCACACGGTCAGAGTCACCAGCATCTTGGTGATCTCCAGAGCCATGAACCACTGGAGGACCTGGAAGAGCAACATGGCCGCCAAGCCCAAGGTGAGAACAGGCAGggcgaacaggaagaggaggtaGCCCACACAGGTCCGAATCAGACCgatggtggaggaggagtggagcagggccAGGCACAACTCACACCAGGCGAAGCAGACCATGTAGGGTACGAGGCAGAGGTAGGTGCCCCTGAAGCCCCTCAGCTGGGCCATGCGGAACAGCAGGTAGAACAGGTGCCCGTAGAGAAGACAGGGCACGCCCACGTTCAGCGCCACCATCTCCCCTAGCGGCACCGTCACAAACGTTGTGCCTAACACCCGCAGGAACCAGGCGCTCTCCGGTAACAGTTGTGTCAGGGCACAGACCCCCGATAACACCTCTGTGAGCAGGGCGCGGCGGGCGAAGAGCTCAGCGGAGGCATGGAGGCTGAGGAATGAGGTGACGGTGAAGAACAGCGCCACGGTGGCCAGCTCGGAGCAGGGGATCCAGGCCTTGTCAGCCACGGGGAAGGAGAAGACCACGAAGACCACCGACAGCAGGAAGTAGAGGTAGGGCTCCAGGTGGGTCCAGACAAAGTTAGTCTCAGCTTGCTCCAGGTCCAGTCCCGGCTCGAAGCGAGACAGCAGGTCTGTCAGTGCCCGGAAGTTCTCCCACGCCTTGGAGTTCTGGAAGAACACCAACAGCTCACATACTGAACAGACATTCTATAGCTAACTGTCATGGAATAACTTTAACATAGTAACTGTAGTTACATAGTACTAACCATTTCCATTCGCTTTTCCAAGAAAATACCAAATGTTAGGTGGTAAGCACTCCCTAAATGAGTGTTCTTGCCAGTTTATTACAGGATAATGTAATTACATAGGTTATCCTCGTTCAGTTCCTCTGCGAAGTGTGTGAAGTGAATCCTACCTGGAAGACGCGCAGTGTGCAGATGACcatggagaagaaggagaggtagaagacGAGTA is a window encoding:
- the LOC115130554 gene encoding wolframin-like, translated to MEPSPANTPTTPKPAPSSPLPSSLSPPTPKSTPGTRPTVPLPKSPPTSPVSPSRPFCPGPPLSPPASSLSIPPASPLRQPVRPVSQAGRSQLNAASRAPDERRGAGAAGVTPGMHPTTPVRQASIAEPEEPEEELSVEELEESAKSGDAKAQSRVGRYYLALAEERDEELNNCTAVSWLVEATKQGRKDAVKMLQHCLSTRKGITSENFEEVKKLCTETRFERGVRRAALVMYWKLNPEKKRRVAVSELLENVEHVNTEPGDAASQSPISSSTQKQRRVLESLVTSKVSCYDVGLDDFVDITKKYAQGIPPSPTMAGAGGDDDDDDEVVKNPDDLPLHQKVLKFPLHALLEIKEHLIDWASRAGMQWLSALIPTHHVNALIFFFIISNLTIDFFIFLIPLLVFYLSFFSMVICTLRVFQNSKAWENFRALTDLLSRFEPGLDLEQAETNFVWTHLEPYLYFLLSVVFVVFSFPVADKAWIPCSELATVALFFTVTSFLSLHASAELFARRALLTEVLSGVCALTQLLPESAWFLRVLGTTFVTVPLGEMVALNVGVPCLLYGHLFYLLFRMAQLRGFRGTYLCLVPYMVCFAWCELCLALLHSSSTIGLIRTCVGYLLFLFALPVLTLGLAAMLLFQVLQWFMALEITKMLVTLTVCAVPVVLRLWTRFSLNPLVVARSLSRSSIVKLILVWLSAVVLFCWMYVYRSEGMKVYNSTLTWPEYSNLCGPKAWKEYNMAQTQILCSHLEGHRVTWTGRFKYVRVTNIENGVQSVIGLLPVFVGDWMRCLYGEAYPLCDNTTDPSTPTAPPQPLPAPQPPPEDPLCKLKKLAKHECHVKRFDRYKFEVTLGMPLERKSKNGTIIEDEDATKDIVLRASNEFGPMLLHLSAGSLVEFSTVLEGRLGSKWPVFELKAIHCLTCADTRVPSGRQYKIEHDWRRSAQGALQFGFDFFFNPFLTAQLEQDAETLVRGSGG